From Juglans regia cultivar Chandler chromosome 6, Walnut 2.0, whole genome shotgun sequence, the proteins below share one genomic window:
- the LOC118348579 gene encoding UPF0481 protein At3g47200-like — protein sequence MAGTSTPGMKEWFETRVMAAGENAENQPRTPKLQHVIFLLRDNKNFAKYYEPRVVSLGPIHHGKERYRLGEKYKLRLTKDFVTESCKNVNIDDLYKKIKQEIEELRECFEEAVTKPYDNDSLARILLVDGCAVLQYIYYAVNNKFKEKNIKDDSVAFCQQDLFLLENQLPYRLLESLMSMSKMRGEFRSSIQNFIKGNHNMLLEGGQQLSGNGERSEDSEPPPTHLLDLLRTSLLGPPGDQTHTENSKLEGKDPEWLSYRNLQELKTAGIIVKRSCIKTGNYLRSIFFARKWINLLPGKYFNLYPGHISLPPMIVDDSTGPKFLNMIAYEMCLDFDNDFGVTSYISFLDSLIDEASDVKDLRKARVLYNFLGSDVEVAQLFNEIGTDLVPNLEAYKDVKYQIQECYDNTWMRFTAEFFHYHFRTSWTGFASLAALFALFLGATQTWFAAFSPDHCDDFCKKFTQNL from the coding sequence ATGGCCGGAACCTCGACGCCTGGCATGAAGGAATGGTTCGAAACGCGGGTAATGGCGGCCGGAGAAAATGCGGAAAATCAACCGCGAACACCAAAGCTGCAGCACGTTATCTTCTTGCTTCGTGATAACAAGAATTTTGCAAAGTATTACGAGCCAAGAGTAGTTTCTTTGGGTCCCATACATCATGGCAAGGAAAGGTACCGGTTGGGAGAGAAATACAAGCTCAGATTGACCAAAGATTTTGTCACAGAAAGTTGCAAGAACGTAAATATAGACGatttatacaagaaaatcaagcaGGAAATAGAGGAACTCAGGGAATGCTTCGAGGAAGCGGTGACGAAGCCCTACGATAATGACTCCCTCGCCAGGATACTGTTAGTGGACGGCTGCGCAGTACTGCAATACATATACTACGCTGTTAACAACAAGTTCAAAGAGAAGAATATAAAAGACGACAGCGTAGCCTTCTGCCAACAGGATTTGTTCCTGCTGGAGAACCAACTTCCGTATCGTCTCCTGGAGTCGTTGATGAGTATGAGCAAGATGAGAGGCGAGTTCAGGAGTTCGATTCAGAATTTCATTAAAGGAAACCACAACATGTTACTAGAGGGTGGTCAGCAATTATCAGGAAATGGAGAAAGATCAGAGGATTCAGAGCCGCCGCCTACCCATCTTCTGGATCTTCTGAGGACAAGCCTCTTGGGCCCGCCAGGGGATCAGACACACACTGAGAACAGCAAATTAGAAGGAAAGGACCCAGAATGGCTATCCTACCGCAATTTGCAGGAGCTTAAAACAGCAGGAATCATCGTGAAAAGGAGTTGTATTAAAACTGGTAATTACTTGAGAAGTATATTTTTCGCTAGAAAATGGATTAATTTGTTGCCAGGAAAGTACTTCAATTTGTACCCAGGACACATTTCGCTCCCACCCATGATTGTAGATGACTCGACAGGGCCAAAGTTCTTGAACATGATAGCCTACGAAATGTGTCTGGACTTCGACAACGACTTCGGCGTCACCTCCTACATTTCCTTCCTCGACTCGCTCATCGATGAAGCCAGCGACGTCAAGGACCTAAGAAAAGCGCGAGTGCTGTACAACTTCCTTGGCAGCGACGTGGAAGTTGCTCAGCTATTCAATGAGATAGGGACAGACTTGGTGCCAAACCTCGAGGCATACAAGGATGTCAAGTACCAGATTCAGGAATGCTACGACAACACTTGGATGAGATTCACAGCTGAGTTCTTTCACTACCATTTCCGCACCTCCTGGACGGGCTTCGCTTCTTTGGCTGCTTTGTTTGCGCTTTTTCTGGGTGCCACTCAGACTTGGTTTGCAGCATTCTCCCCTGACCATTGCGATGATTTTTGCAAGAAATTTACACAAAACTTATGA